In Vibrio japonicus, the following are encoded in one genomic region:
- a CDS encoding ribonuclease Z, whose translation MELYFLGTSSGVPTKTRNVSAVALKESKGKGWFLVDCGEATQHQLLNTPLAVNHLQAILITHIHGDHCYGLPGLLASAAMNRRTEPLTIIAPNGIKEWFEATQTLTGLYLPYQINFLDAEMLPEVTIGQFTITLTALTHRVPSYAYGFTESTIKRYLDFEKLAKKRIPRGPIWGQLVKEEDVHFGNTLLKSADFTYYAHEPRKVIISGDNSEPDKLTNLSKNCHVLVHESTYSEELAQQAKEYGHSYGALVAKFAQAVSIPNLILTHFSARYQSQPDAETSIEQIRKEAQREYSGRLFLAEDLARYHLDTQGTLQRLEA comes from the coding sequence ATGGAACTCTATTTCTTAGGAACGTCTTCGGGTGTCCCGACTAAAACTCGTAACGTTTCTGCGGTAGCGCTGAAAGAAAGCAAAGGCAAAGGTTGGTTTCTGGTTGATTGCGGTGAGGCAACTCAACATCAGCTCTTAAATACACCGTTGGCGGTTAACCATCTGCAAGCGATTTTGATTACCCATATACACGGAGATCATTGCTATGGTTTGCCCGGATTACTCGCCAGCGCAGCGATGAATCGTAGGACAGAACCACTCACGATTATTGCACCCAACGGCATAAAAGAGTGGTTTGAGGCGACACAAACCTTGACTGGGCTTTATCTGCCTTATCAGATCAACTTTCTAGACGCGGAGATGTTACCTGAAGTCACTATCGGTCAATTTACTATTACGTTGACTGCACTCACTCATCGAGTTCCCTCTTATGCGTATGGATTTACTGAGTCGACAATTAAACGTTATCTTGACTTCGAAAAGCTGGCTAAGAAGCGCATTCCTAGGGGGCCGATTTGGGGTCAGTTAGTGAAAGAAGAAGATGTACACTTTGGGAACACGTTACTTAAAAGCGCAGATTTTACTTATTACGCACATGAACCAAGAAAAGTGATTATTTCGGGTGACAATAGTGAGCCTGACAAGTTGACGAATCTCAGTAAAAACTGCCATGTACTCGTACATGAATCGACGTATTCTGAAGAATTAGCACAGCAAGCGAAAGAGTATGGGCATAGCTACGGTGCGCTGGTGGCGAAGTTCGCGCAGGCTGTCAGTATTCCCAATCTCATTTTGACGCATTTTAGCGCCCGTTATCAGAGCCAGCCTGACGCAGAGACCTCAATCGAGCAAATAAGAAAAGAAGCCCAGCGTGAGTACAGCGGAAGGCTTTTTCTTGCCGAAGATCTTGCTAGATATCATCTTGACACTCAAGGAACGCTTCAGCGCTTAGAGGCATAA
- a CDS encoding serine O-acetyltransferase: MWIDYVKSDLCRYVGRENVNMSSFFKNYVKNSGFKFSFWLRVKRFSKSRIVRGIATIQHYRVGRKYMIDIPASTEIGYGLFIGHGKCIVINPTTKIGNNVNLSQFTTIGSNHGQAATIGDNVYIGPSVCIVEDIKINSNVKIGAGAVVIKDVPENTTVAGVPAKVLKVNSEPNSYVIKRWTV, encoded by the coding sequence ATGTGGATTGATTATGTAAAAAGTGATCTTTGTCGTTATGTAGGCAGAGAAAATGTAAACATGAGTTCTTTTTTTAAGAATTACGTTAAAAATAGTGGATTTAAATTTTCATTCTGGCTTCGAGTTAAGAGATTTTCTAAAAGCAGAATAGTAAGAGGCATAGCGACAATTCAGCACTATAGGGTTGGAAGAAAATATATGATAGATATCCCTGCTAGTACTGAAATTGGGTATGGTTTATTTATTGGACACGGTAAGTGTATTGTAATAAATCCAACCACTAAAATAGGAAATAACGTTAATTTAAGTCAATTTACGACGATCGGTTCAAATCATGGTCAAGCCGCGACAATTGGAGATAACGTGTATATTGGCCCATCCGTATGCATTGTTGAAGATATTAAAATCAATAGTAACGTTAAAATTGGTGCGGGGGCTGTGGTAATCAAAGATGTTCCTGAAAATACAACAGTAGCAGGAGTGCCCGCTAAAGTATTAAAGGTCAATAGTGAGCCAAATAGTTATGTAATTAAACGATGGACTGTTTAG
- a CDS encoding substrate-binding periplasmic protein has product MRILACYLKRILTGVLCLSFTSASIAAPIPLELYTQEFPPLQIELNGKPEGYVVKFVEAVVADAAKTLPMEISGVHFVPWKRAIRTTQRNSNVLFFSLSRTQSREAQYTWIGQVSPYEVAVYRHISGPSVAIKNLSQLKGFSVAAQPASAFEALIKDIGVENIIPVHYGREAIKLLHAKRVDFAPLTQSSFHYRVEQYGYKPSEFVEVLKVDELSQELWLVTGNKTSPAVVKALMQSFERLKAEGLLEQLMNEYHPKSEVMTRYRNKV; this is encoded by the coding sequence GTGCGTATTCTTGCATGTTATTTAAAACGAATCCTAACTGGTGTTCTATGTCTCTCGTTTACCAGTGCAAGTATAGCCGCGCCTATCCCACTTGAACTCTACACTCAAGAATTCCCACCTCTTCAAATTGAACTCAATGGCAAACCAGAAGGCTATGTCGTCAAATTTGTGGAAGCTGTGGTCGCTGATGCGGCAAAAACGCTGCCAATGGAAATCTCAGGCGTTCATTTTGTTCCTTGGAAGCGTGCAATCCGTACGACTCAGAGAAACAGCAATGTCCTTTTCTTCTCTCTTTCAAGAACCCAGTCTCGCGAAGCACAATACACTTGGATAGGTCAGGTTTCACCTTATGAAGTGGCCGTTTACCGACATATCTCTGGGCCAAGTGTGGCGATAAAAAACTTGTCGCAATTGAAGGGTTTTAGTGTCGCTGCACAGCCTGCGAGTGCGTTTGAAGCATTAATTAAAGACATTGGCGTAGAAAACATCATTCCCGTCCACTATGGAAGAGAAGCGATTAAACTGCTTCACGCTAAACGTGTCGACTTCGCTCCTCTTACTCAATCGAGTTTTCATTATCGCGTGGAGCAATACGGTTATAAGCCCAGTGAATTTGTGGAGGTTCTCAAAGTGGACGAACTCTCTCAAGAGCTTTGGTTAGTGACTGGAAACAAAACCTCACCAGCCGTTGTTAAGGCGTTAATGCAAAGTTTTGAACGATTAAAAGCAGAGGGTTTGCTTGAACAATTGATGAATGAATATCACCCCAAAAGTGAGGTGATGACTCGTTACCGTAACAAGGTTTAA
- a CDS encoding nicotinate-nicotinamide nucleotide adenylyltransferase has translation MKKIAVFGSAFNPPTLGHKSVIESLSHFDKVLLLPSIAHAWGKDMLDYDERCALVDAFISDLDVDNVERSTIEEKLYQPGESVTTFAVLQALEAQCEDCELTFVMGPDNLINFSKFYRAEEILKRWAVMACPEKVNVRSTDIRNALQIKADVSHLTTPKVWRMLVDKQYY, from the coding sequence ATGAAAAAAATTGCAGTTTTTGGTAGTGCGTTTAATCCGCCAACGTTAGGGCATAAGAGCGTTATTGAATCGCTCTCTCATTTTGACAAAGTCTTATTGCTTCCGAGTATCGCTCATGCCTGGGGTAAAGATATGCTTGATTATGATGAGCGCTGCGCACTGGTTGATGCGTTTATCTCCGATTTGGATGTCGATAACGTTGAGCGTTCGACCATAGAGGAGAAGTTGTATCAGCCGGGAGAAAGTGTGACAACTTTTGCTGTTTTACAAGCATTGGAAGCACAATGTGAAGATTGTGAGCTAACGTTTGTTATGGGCCCCGATAACCTAATAAACTTTTCCAAGTTTTACCGCGCAGAGGAAATCTTAAAACGTTGGGCGGTGATGGCGTGTCCAGAAAAGGTCAATGTGCGAAGTACCGACATACGAAATGCACTGCAAATAAAAGCGGATGTCTCTCACTTAACGACACCGAAAGTTTGGCGAATGTTGGTCGACAAACAATATTATTAA
- the nadE gene encoding ammonia-dependent NAD(+) synthetase, producing the protein MEQLIRDEMHVLPSIEPQYEITRRIDFIKRKLQESGCKSLVLGISGGVDSTTCGRLAQLAVNQLNEEHGGGYQFIAVRLPYGEQRDEDEAQLAIRFIQPTHSVSVNIKDGVEGMHAATHTALEGTGLIPQDAGKVDFVKGNVKARARMIAQYEIAGYVGGLVLGTDHSAENITGFYTKFGDGACDLAPLFGLNKRQVRQVADALGAPELLVKKVPTADLEELAPQKADEDALNLTYDQIDDFLEGKPVTQEVIERLVHIYTITQHKRQPIPTIYD; encoded by the coding sequence ATGGAACAGTTGATTCGCGACGAGATGCATGTACTGCCATCTATTGAGCCTCAATATGAAATCACACGCCGTATCGACTTCATCAAACGTAAACTGCAAGAATCAGGGTGTAAATCACTGGTTCTTGGTATCAGCGGAGGCGTCGATTCGACCACCTGCGGCCGCCTTGCGCAGCTTGCAGTCAACCAGCTCAATGAAGAGCACGGTGGCGGGTATCAGTTTATCGCGGTTCGCCTTCCTTACGGAGAGCAAAGAGACGAAGACGAAGCGCAATTAGCCATTCGCTTTATCCAGCCTACTCATTCAGTTTCTGTGAATATCAAAGATGGTGTTGAGGGCATGCATGCTGCGACTCACACGGCTTTAGAAGGCACAGGTCTTATCCCGCAAGATGCTGGGAAAGTAGACTTTGTTAAAGGCAATGTGAAAGCTCGCGCGCGTATGATTGCCCAATACGAGATTGCAGGATATGTTGGTGGGCTTGTACTAGGCACAGATCACTCAGCAGAAAATATAACGGGGTTTTACACTAAGTTTGGTGATGGTGCTTGCGACCTTGCTCCTCTGTTTGGTTTGAACAAACGTCAAGTTCGACAAGTAGCTGACGCACTAGGTGCACCAGAGTTATTGGTTAAGAAAGTGCCAACAGCAGATCTTGAAGAGTTGGCGCCGCAAAAAGCCGATGAAGATGCACTCAACTTAACCTATGACCAGATCGACGACTTCCTAGAAGGGAAACCTGTCACCCAAGAGGTCATTGAACGTTTGGTACACATCTACACCATCACGCAGCACAAACGTCAACCAATCCCAACTATTTACGATTAA
- a CDS encoding MSHA operon transcriptional regulator, with translation MDQDKFTNIYRLPTAIQIRIGKWQQTFNGTSDLVMHQAIETRNMQYKKRDYLPTGWCVKLFDKDDISITNHGKYIQTALRTMVDRKVAYKRIYLSRLPLEQAEPALNAFKQEWIGKHNHVARKYNQIKKKQFLRLAMDELDTLYPALEKAEFDRVLWNKLVQAELGNPKKFDNPYFVKKATV, from the coding sequence ATGGATCAAGATAAGTTTACTAATATTTATCGCTTACCAACCGCCATTCAGATCCGAATTGGCAAATGGCAACAAACGTTCAATGGCACTTCTGATCTGGTGATGCATCAGGCGATTGAAACTCGCAACATGCAATACAAAAAACGGGACTATCTTCCTACAGGCTGGTGCGTGAAACTGTTTGATAAAGACGACATTTCAATCACCAACCACGGAAAATACATACAGACCGCGCTTCGCACCATGGTAGATCGCAAAGTTGCTTACAAGCGTATTTATCTGTCGCGTCTTCCGCTAGAACAAGCCGAACCCGCGTTGAATGCATTTAAACAAGAGTGGATTGGAAAGCACAACCACGTTGCGCGAAAATATAATCAGATTAAAAAGAAACAGTTTCTGCGTTTAGCGATGGATGAATTAGATACGCTATATCCGGCATTGGAAAAAGCAGAATTCGACCGAGTGCTTTGGAACAAACTGGTTCAAGCAGAACTCGGAAACCCAAAAAAATTCGATAACCCTTATTTTGTTAAGAAAGCAACGGTTTAA
- a CDS encoding carbamate kinase, with product MRIVLALGGNALLARGQALTAENQRENIQKAAESIAAIAKHHEVVIVHGNGPQVGLLMEQNATYQEYSPDTTPYPMDVLGSETCGMVGYMLQQELRNSDPSLNIATLVTQTQVSKDDPAFYNPTKFVGPVYSEAKAKALMESSDKVFKADGEYYRRVVPSPMPKEIIEVSQIETLLTADNVVIACGGGGVPVCIEQGRSVGVECVIDKDLTAELLAEKINADLFVILTDGSIYRNYGKADQAEMKVATPKGLSEFSFPAGSMGPKIDAVCKFVESGRGNAAIGSLFDLDKVICNQAGTLIKQGDGIEYY from the coding sequence ATGCGCATCGTATTAGCATTGGGCGGCAACGCATTATTGGCTCGTGGTCAGGCTTTAACTGCTGAAAACCAGAGAGAAAACATCCAAAAAGCAGCAGAGAGTATCGCGGCGATTGCTAAACATCATGAAGTTGTCATCGTTCATGGTAATGGGCCCCAAGTTGGATTGCTGATGGAGCAAAACGCGACATATCAAGAATATTCTCCTGACACGACACCTTATCCGATGGACGTATTAGGCTCCGAAACCTGCGGAATGGTGGGATACATGCTTCAGCAAGAACTTAGAAATAGCGATCCTAGTCTAAACATTGCGACTTTGGTTACGCAAACACAGGTGAGTAAAGACGACCCCGCCTTTTACAATCCAACTAAGTTTGTCGGTCCTGTATACAGTGAAGCAAAAGCGAAAGCACTAATGGAAAGCAGTGACAAAGTATTTAAAGCCGATGGTGAATATTATCGTCGTGTAGTTCCGTCTCCTATGCCAAAAGAGATCATTGAAGTTTCGCAAATTGAAACCTTGCTGACTGCTGACAATGTCGTGATTGCTTGTGGTGGTGGAGGTGTACCAGTTTGTATTGAACAGGGTCGCAGTGTTGGCGTCGAATGTGTGATTGACAAAGATTTAACTGCAGAGCTTTTAGCGGAAAAGATCAATGCGGATTTATTCGTAATTTTAACTGATGGTTCGATTTATCGAAATTACGGCAAAGCTGATCAAGCAGAGATGAAAGTTGCAACGCCAAAAGGGCTGTCTGAGTTTTCATTCCCAGCGGGTTCCATGGGACCGAAAATCGACGCAGTATGTAAGTTTGTAGAGTCAGGACGTGGCAACGCTGCCATCGGTTCTTTGTTTGATTTAGATAAAGTCATCTGCAATCAAGCAGGTACATTAATCAAACAAGGCGATGGGATTGAGTATTACTAA
- a CDS encoding DUF924 family protein has product MDGIVNHEITPQDVLFYWFDELTPNDWFAGDNTLDKAISERFSPLLKSAEKSELFSWRTTPHGRLAEIIVLDQFSRNIYRGTPQAFTQDPLALALAQEAILLEMDEQLTTTEKAFLYMPFMHSESNIIHEKAVELFNKPGLENNYDFELKHKVIIDRFGRYPHRNEVLGRESTLEEIEFLQQPGSRF; this is encoded by the coding sequence ATGGACGGTATTGTGAATCATGAGATAACCCCACAAGATGTTTTGTTCTATTGGTTTGACGAGCTGACGCCTAATGATTGGTTTGCTGGCGATAATACTCTCGATAAAGCAATATCAGAGCGCTTTAGTCCATTGCTCAAAAGCGCCGAAAAGTCAGAGCTTTTCTCGTGGAGAACCACACCGCATGGGAGGCTGGCGGAGATCATTGTCCTAGACCAGTTCTCTAGAAACATTTATCGCGGCACGCCACAAGCGTTTACTCAAGATCCACTCGCGTTAGCCCTGGCTCAGGAAGCGATTCTTCTTGAAATGGATGAGCAGCTAACAACTACGGAAAAAGCATTTCTCTATATGCCTTTCATGCACAGTGAATCAAACATTATTCACGAAAAAGCGGTCGAGCTTTTTAATAAGCCAGGCTTAGAGAATAATTATGACTTTGAATTGAAACATAAAGTCATTATCGATCGTTTTGGTCGCTATCCCCATAGAAATGAAGTGTTGGGCCGAGAAAGTACGCTAGAAGAAATCGAATTTTTACAACAGCCCGGATCTCGCTTTTAA